aagtgtagttagtgaagggtgctgagagttgctaggagacgccctgttcccctcacagaccttcaatcagagtggctgactgttaaaccattctctcaggggaataggagtctcttagcacccttcacaaactacacttcccaggattctttgagggaagccatgactgtctcacatgaaatcaaagtctggtgtgggtgtggccctctgatcaggcaagcccagcagctgtgaggcttttagaactctgacagttggttcttactgagcatgccccgcgttataataggcttccagccaaaatttcttaaattaattaaaaatcagccaggcattttttaaacttttaaactgcagcagatgaaggtcagagtatggggcaacatcagtattaagattacaggtactctgtgaacatggctgatttttaatgaatttcaacagattatgagaacagagaaaaaagtccaaaaaggctctgaggtttttctctctctttttacactttgaactgtctattctctctgactgttttgtgtatcgccatgaaaattgacagggttgttaagcaagtgtttctgagttcaggactataagttatgtaaggttttgttttgaaatgagcttatgggaagcctcagaatggcatgggggtattttcaatttaacattgcagaatgtgaaaaatccccgctggctatagtatacagccactattgtggctgtataatgttgcatgagttttaattaattaaattagagGGGTTGCATTTAGTGAGGTGGTGAAAAAGtatattaaaaaataatactTCAAAATTAATTGTCATTAGAAGCCTCTGTGTTGCAGTGCCTTTTACCCCCTTCAGCTGGTGTTGcaactgcaaccctatctggataTGGATGGCTTGGCATGCAGGTCAAGCAACTTTGGCTGACCGGGTGTACTCCAGATGTCGCTAAactaaagctcccatcatccctgactatcggccatgctgtctgaggcttgTGGGAgttcaacaagatctggagggccacagatgatcCCCAACCATGTTGTATGTAGTCACTAGGGCTCACTGCAGGAGGCTTAAGGTTGCCTGAAAGCCACATACACCCTTCGATCCTCCCCTAACTTATGTGGCTTATTCGGCAAAGGCCTTCTGTACATGGCTCAGATCTTTTCACAAATGGCAATAAGCCACTGGAAACAATGGTACAATACTGGATGTATGGCTAATCACTTCGGGAGATGTGCCAGACATTGCTTACAGTTAAAAGTGTTGCTTACAGCCCCAAATGTAGGAATGCTGATATTGGTATCATGCCTTATGTTGACCTCGGCATGCAACAATCCAGGATTGTTCCCCACTGCCCTGTGCTGGAATCCTGGGGAAGACACAACTACCTTTATATAGCAGGGAGCTACGAAACTTCCCCATCCTAAGGCACTTTTGTGCCCGCCTTATTCTCTGGactgcaataacaacaacaacaccacattAATGACAGGTGTCACTGCAGCCTCCGTGTCAAAGCAAGGCAACTGGAACAAATGCCTTATCGGTGCTGTGGATGTTCAGGGTGTGTCGCCAACACAGCTACTGCTCTGGAAGCTGGACCCACAACGTAGGCCGGGTTCGCTTGAGCCCTGTGTCCTTTTGTTAATACTCTCTTGTGCTAGTAACTTGCACTCACTGACACACACCTGCGGCCCTCGGATGCGTGGAAGCCCTTTCCCCTAATAATGCATCACAAATCATCCTATGCGCACAGTCAAGCCGTGCAAGACGTTCCCCGACGGATCGCGGTCGGTCTCCGGCATGGTGCTTCTGCAGCGGCTTCGGCCGCCGCACTGACCCCTGCTGGCGGCTGGGGGGAATTAAGCGCGGCCCGGACGGCAGTGCCCGCTCTCGCCAGGAGGGAGCAGTCGCGCAGCGCACAGGGACCAGTCCAATTACCCAGAGACGATGcccaaaaaatacataaaatcgaccatgaaacaaaaacaaaacccaccgcaaaagcagagcaagaaaaagtaaataaataaaatcccttcCTCAGTAACAATCAAGAGTCGCCCGCCGAGGCGGCCCGCTACTACGGCCAAAGCCTCTCCGCGGGCGGTGCATCGCAGAAGGGAGGAATGAGCCGGCCGTGGGGCAAGGAGGCCACCCGCTTCTTGACTTTTGCCCGCCGCAGAAAGGGGCTTAGGGTTAGCAGGGCCACCCCTGCCTCGCTCGCTCCGCCCGTTCCCGCCGGCGGAGGGGCCTGCGAGGAGCCCGCAGCTGCCCGGCGCAGTTTATTGATTAATTAATAATTGGTTATTATTTTCGGGCGCAAAAGAGTCTGGGTCTCGCTGTCTTGCCCAGGTAAGGCTGCAGCGGCTATTCACAGGCGCGATCCCACTACTGATCGGCACGGGAGTTTTGACCTGCTCCGTCTCCGACCTGGGCCGGTTCACCCCTCCTTGGGCAACCTGGTGGCCCCCGGCTCCCCGAGGATCACCATATTGATGCCGAACTTAGTGCGGACACCCGATCGGCATAGCCCACAGCAACCCCGAACTCCTGAGCTCAAGCGATCCGCCAGCCTCAGCCTCCGTAGTCGCTGGATTACAGGCACGCGCCACCGCGCCCGGCTGCGAGGAGTCGCCGCGCGGGCCTTTTCAGGGGCGAGCCGCCCGTGACGTCATGCTGAGGCAGGGCTGGAATAGGAGGCGGCGGCAGGCCTCGTGGCCGCGCGGGGCACGCCGGGAGCGCCCGCCGGGGTTCATCTGCGCGTGCGCGGGGCGACTGGGCCTTTCTTGCGCGCGAGGCGGCCGGGCCTTTCTTGCGCGCGAGGCGGCCGAGATGGGTCACCAGCAGCTCTACTGGAGCCACCCGCGGAAGTTCGGGCAGGGGTCCCGCTCCTGGTGGGTGGGGGCGAGcggagggaggggggagcggGGGCGAGcggagggaggggggagcggGGGCGAGCGGAGGGAGCGGGGGCGCCTCCGCCGCTCGTCATTCCTCTCGGAGAGGCCGGTGGGGGTGAGGGAGGGGCGCTTTCCGCCAGGCGCGTCTTATGGGGGGCTGGGAGGTGTCGGAGCGGCCCTTCGGGGGGTCGAGGCTCCCCTCCCGCCACTCACCcggccctcctcctctccccgcaGCCGCGTGTGCTCGAGCCGCCACGGCCTGATCCGCAAGTACGGGCTCAACATGTGCCGGCAGTGCTTCCGCCAGTACGCCAAGGACATCGGCTTCATCAAGGTGAGCGCGGGCCGGGTGCGGGCGGGCCGAGAGATGCGAGGGCCGCTCGTGGCCCCCGGAGGCAAGGCAAGGCGCGTGCACGCGAGCCCACGGGGAGGCCTCGCGCCCAGGCTCactcttctctcctcctccccccctttggcTTGTTTCTTGTGGGGCCCGTGACGGCCCCGCCCCCCCTTGCTTAACCCCACGCAGGGCCCGGAGGCGCCGGTGCCAGACGCTTGCCGCTCTCCAGCCCTCAAAAGGGAGCGTCGCCCAGCTGTGAGCCTCAGCCGCGGGGGGAACGCACCCTTTGAGCCCGCGTCTGTAAAGGGATGGGGGGAGTTGCAGTCAGACAGCATCAGGAGGTCTCCACGTTAGCTACTCCTGAAGCAGAGGATTGCCCTGGTTACTGTCTCTGGCCGGTGAAAGCAGGAATCCAGTGGCGTCCTCATTGGAGCAGAGAATTGGGCCACAGGCAGCCACGGGCCCACATTAACACTGAAGGCAGCGTTCAGTGCTTGCCCTGCTCCAAGCAGATCCggtgaagttaacagacatggctaactCATTGATTCCTAAGTTCACTAATTTCAGCAGGGAGTTAGTTGAATGACACCCTCAGAATCCAAATTTGTGATGCCGTTTTGGATGATGTCATAGCAGGATCCGAGGCGACAAGATGATGCAGGCTGGGCAAGGAAGCTCCTTAGGTAGCAACGCTAACTGTCTGGCTCTTTCCTTTCAGTTGGATTAAGCGCCTGGCTACCACGATGGCTTGAAGAGGACTGCAGACTTGGAAGCTTTGGCCTGATGAGCCTCCCCTGCCAGACATGCTtttgtgtacataaaaataaatagggTTTTGTTTGCCCTAATTCCCAGCCCCCGCTGCTGCTTGTTCATTGGATGTGACACACAAATATTACATGATGTTTTGACACACTTATGTACAGCCTGAGCTTTGATGGTGATGGTCAGGACAAGTGGTGTTTGTGTGGGCCGCAAACCAGCACTGTACGTAATTAGAGGAACTGGGATGATGTCCTGACGGAGGGGACAGAGGTGAGACCCATCACCCAAAGGGGCCCCACTACTAGACATCCTTTGCATAAGCCAATATGTGACTAGATCTTTAGAGAACAATCTGAGGCCTCCTGGATTATATTGGTAACCATCTTCTCGATCATGTGCTCATATTCTATTCCTACATGAATAGAAATCCTTGGCTCTTTTGACAAAACCAACACTTCCCGCTGGGATGATGTCCTGAGGGAGGGGATGGTGGAGGTAAGTTCCATCACCCAAAGGGCTCCCACTTGTCATCTGGTGGCCCTACATCCTTTAACCCTGTTATGAGCTAGGCGTTGTTCAGGGACCTGAACTGACTTGTTCCCAGTTTTGGTTCAATGAACTCTTGGCACTTTCTTGTGTAGGGGGAGAGAATTAAAACTGCCTCTTAGTTAACAAAGACTCTCCTCTATTTCCTCACTGCTCTTTTTCTACATGGTTGCTTCTCCTACCCTTCTCACTCCTCTCTCTTGGGTTCTTCTGCAGGAGCGCACgttgcaatacagcttactttAGTAAGTTTGCACAATTTTCTGGAattgacaggtggagccaatagCAAATGACTCAGAGGTCCTGTTTGCCTGAAGCAGGATGTTTTCACCTTCAGCATCACATTTCAGTGCTTCACTCAGAGCTCTTCTTTGTTACCAGCTTGATAAAAAACACACACGCCGCTTTCCTCAGATACCAAAGCAGATGTCTTCCAGCCCTCAGTGTCAAAATGAGAGGTTGGGTCTTCGTTTTGACCGCACTATGCTGTAGAGCCTACTCACAGGTGCAAACCCACCCTGCATGGGAGCTTTTGCCTGCTCTGTCTCCAGCCATAACAACATAAGAGCCCTgaagatggatcaggccagtggcccacctagtccagcatcctgttctcacagtggccaaccagatgtcgcagtgggaagcccacaagcaaaccCTGAGCACAACATCATTTCCCACg
This DNA window, taken from Rhineura floridana isolate rRhiFlo1 chromosome 2, rRhiFlo1.hap2, whole genome shotgun sequence, encodes the following:
- the LOC133377853 gene encoding small ribosomal subunit protein uS14, producing the protein MGHQQLYWSHPRKFGQGSRSCRVCSSRHGLIRKYGLNMCRQCFRQYAKDIGFIKLD